One Pseudomonadota bacterium DNA window includes the following coding sequences:
- a CDS encoding papain-like cysteine protease family protein, with amino-acid sequence MSCHHRVMTGTTAVRSIARCTALVLLLASSLTLAQPPYSQPGHTPGWGPTQAQQPPPPVDLPIQNIPQETQVWCWAAVAQQIILATHGPQATPPQCALVARAYGQHPNTCCANPANCTVTGQLPQIQGLIAEYGGRHSSVQHPTDPMTLYQTLAAGKAIIMAVKSSPFSGHVVVLRGMAWMPTPFGTMEPMLIINDPMAYYTQPVPFSQIAQIWEQAIVIQ; translated from the coding sequence GTGAGCTGCCATCACCGTGTGATGACGGGCACCACGGCCGTGCGCAGCATCGCGCGTTGCACCGCCCTTGTGCTACTGCTAGCGAGCAGCCTCACCCTGGCGCAACCCCCCTACTCCCAGCCTGGCCACACGCCGGGCTGGGGGCCGACTCAAGCGCAGCAGCCTCCGCCCCCCGTTGACCTGCCGATCCAGAACATCCCGCAGGAGACTCAAGTCTGGTGCTGGGCGGCGGTGGCACAGCAGATCATCCTGGCCACGCACGGTCCCCAGGCGACGCCGCCCCAGTGCGCCTTAGTGGCCCGCGCCTACGGCCAGCACCCCAACACCTGCTGCGCCAATCCAGCCAACTGCACGGTCACCGGACAGCTACCTCAGATTCAGGGCCTGATCGCCGAGTACGGCGGCAGGCACTCCTCGGTGCAACACCCTACGGATCCGATGACTCTGTATCAGACGCTTGCGGCGGGTAAGGCGATCATCATGGCCGTAAAAAGCTCACCGTTCTCCGGGCACGTGGTGGTGTTGCGCGGTATGGCGTGGATGCCGACACCCTTTGGCACCATGGAGCCGATGCTGATCATCAACGATCCGATGGCGTACTACACGCAACCTGTCCCCTTCTCGCAGATCGCTCAGATCTGGGAGCAGGCCATCGTCATTCAGTAG
- a CDS encoding SHOCT domain-containing protein translates to MTATEPTIACPKCANPNPLGAKFCSSCRAPLGVATAPPGPAAAPPPRPAAGLAGMVGAGAGKSETRQLQADAASVFEHLSNGLRNRGGQVQQEMPMQLNIKVPYKSFWLTLGAVIQVDTAMQVVPTAAGQCQATLTTKTDGSSLNNVWTWFAVSFTILLFLNLYIFPIIILLGAVSAFFNHRQLNSQPGAKITEELFADLNNNLSSLTASADQATQPAPGPSLQPEPQPAPQASNCASEEKQGLEQEEVFDRLAKLAKLREMGAVTEEEFDAKKAELLKRI, encoded by the coding sequence ATGACTGCCACCGAACCCACCATCGCCTGTCCCAAGTGCGCAAACCCAAATCCGCTCGGCGCCAAGTTCTGCAGCAGCTGCCGGGCTCCCCTGGGCGTCGCCACTGCGCCTCCGGGCCCTGCCGCCGCGCCGCCCCCGCGTCCCGCCGCGGGCCTCGCCGGCATGGTGGGTGCGGGCGCCGGCAAGAGTGAGACTCGCCAGCTACAGGCGGACGCGGCATCCGTCTTCGAGCACCTCTCCAACGGCCTGCGCAACCGCGGCGGCCAGGTGCAGCAGGAGATGCCGATGCAGTTGAATATCAAAGTGCCTTACAAGAGCTTCTGGCTCACGTTGGGCGCGGTGATCCAGGTCGATACCGCCATGCAGGTGGTGCCGACAGCGGCCGGCCAATGTCAGGCCACGCTCACCACCAAGACCGATGGCAGCAGTTTGAACAACGTGTGGACGTGGTTCGCCGTGTCTTTCACGATCCTGCTCTTCTTGAACCTCTACATCTTCCCTATCATCATTCTGCTGGGAGCGGTCAGCGCCTTCTTCAACCACCGCCAGCTCAACAGCCAGCCTGGCGCAAAGATCACCGAAGAGCTCTTCGCCGATCTCAACAACAACCTATCGTCCTTGACAGCCAGTGCGGATCAAGCCACTCAACCCGCGCCTGGACCTAGCCTCCAACCAGAGCCGCAACCCGCGCCACAGGCCAGCAACTGCGCAAGCGAAGAGAAGCAGGGACTCGAGCAGGAAGAGGTCTTTGACCGCTTGGCTAAGCTCGCCAAGCTGCGCGAGATGGGCGCGGTGACGGAGGAGGAGTTCGACGCCAAGAAGGCTGAACTTCTCAAGCGCATCTAG
- a CDS encoding M48 family metalloprotease, producing MASEAVAQYCVACGHTLQVGASFCTECGHEIGKVPAATGSWQAPQMLGGTCTTCGGDGSLLEASQVYCPSCRWLRPLGEDYFVDLDAFIWQMDAQAMQALNSTGAVASAAHSIAERYGRPVFEAATNGIRLSERQMPEIFDIAIRAARLLSLSHMPEVYISGQRMWDVYSLGGFSGSFVSIGSVLINFKPKDLLFLIAREMGHVRAGHVYWSTAMQFLMGQSKGQGTILGEGVFQFLNPTKIIESAIEAPMMRWARHSQITADRAAALVTGDIDTARRVLTQWAMKSFPVAGKMNLDAWLEQEAAADDPYLKLSEWTMSTEPYLAPRLKSLNAFVHSQAFLEWFAYIQHWSEQAGLPSFDDGAAKKAKRAKPAPSPPPNTERIECRACGEAMRVPTHILEGDKPVNVRCPNKACRKVLRVKPRKRRTASEESPRTRRAREKVKLNCAACGEAMMVNRADLAGDEPVNVRCPNAACGEILTIKPKRRDDASTNRPDLMAD from the coding sequence GTGGCGAGCGAAGCGGTCGCGCAGTACTGCGTCGCCTGCGGTCATACCCTGCAGGTCGGCGCCAGCTTTTGCACCGAGTGCGGGCACGAGATCGGCAAGGTGCCGGCGGCAACCGGCAGTTGGCAGGCGCCGCAGATGCTCGGCGGCACCTGCACGACCTGCGGCGGCGACGGCTCCCTGCTCGAGGCAAGCCAGGTCTACTGCCCAAGCTGCCGCTGGCTGCGCCCCCTAGGCGAGGACTACTTCGTCGACCTCGACGCCTTCATTTGGCAAATGGACGCTCAGGCCATGCAGGCGCTCAACAGCACGGGCGCCGTTGCGAGCGCAGCGCACTCCATCGCCGAGCGCTACGGTCGTCCGGTCTTCGAGGCGGCGACCAATGGTATACGCCTCTCCGAGCGGCAAATGCCAGAGATCTTCGACATTGCGATCCGCGCGGCGCGTTTGCTGTCGCTATCGCACATGCCGGAGGTGTACATCTCCGGCCAGCGCATGTGGGACGTCTACTCGCTCGGGGGCTTCAGCGGCAGCTTCGTCTCGATAGGCAGCGTCTTGATTAACTTCAAGCCGAAGGACCTGTTGTTCCTGATCGCCCGGGAGATGGGCCACGTGCGGGCGGGCCACGTGTACTGGTCCACCGCGATGCAGTTTCTCATGGGGCAGTCCAAGGGCCAGGGGACGATCCTTGGGGAGGGTGTGTTTCAGTTCTTAAACCCCACCAAGATCATCGAGTCTGCGATAGAAGCGCCGATGATGCGCTGGGCCCGTCACTCGCAGATCACGGCGGATCGTGCCGCGGCGCTGGTGACTGGGGACATCGACACGGCACGCCGGGTGTTGACCCAATGGGCCATGAAGTCCTTCCCGGTCGCGGGCAAGATGAATCTCGACGCCTGGCTTGAGCAGGAAGCGGCGGCCGACGATCCCTACCTCAAGCTGTCCGAGTGGACGATGTCCACCGAGCCCTATCTGGCGCCACGGTTGAAGTCCCTGAACGCGTTCGTGCACTCGCAGGCCTTCCTCGAGTGGTTCGCGTACATCCAACACTGGAGCGAGCAAGCAGGCCTTCCCTCGTTTGACGATGGTGCCGCGAAGAAAGCCAAGCGCGCTAAGCCCGCGCCATCGCCGCCGCCGAACACGGAGAGGATCGAGTGTCGGGCCTGCGGTGAGGCCATGCGCGTGCCCACCCACATCCTGGAGGGCGACAAGCCCGTCAACGTGCGCTGCCCGAACAAGGCCTGTCGCAAGGTACTGCGGGTCAAGCCGAGGAAGAGGCGGACGGCGAGCGAGGAGTCCCCACGAACCCGTCGTGCGCGCGAAAAGGTCAAGCTCAACTGCGCTGCCTGTGGGGAGGCGATGATGGTGAACCGGGCGGATCTGGCGGGAGATGAACCCGTCAACGTGCGCTGCCCGAACGCCGCGTGCGGCGAGATTCTCACGATCAAACCGAAGAGGCGCGATGACGCATCGACCAATCGACCGGATCTGATGGCGGACTAG
- a CDS encoding GGDEF domain-containing protein, protein MTQEDHELTLDRLNSRLLSVYRDVGGGGIIACVTVFSIVMSEALTAVGLAAQIRAGAFTTQDTRFAFALAGLIPAVVAPAATLLIVRLLGHLDNTLALALHLSTTDPLTGTYNRRGFFTAVARLHSERRSTQSCLIGMVDIDHFKALNDRFGYEVGDSALVRVSEALEALIGDYGIVGRLGGDEFAFVVSAAHGEAQCLEHALQTQCTSLTLSAPRRSGTGPTAVRCSIGTTWLEEEEDISIALTRADRSLNERKEQRKPLVRARHLALGDGGPYDPNFGASARRA, encoded by the coding sequence GTGACCCAAGAAGACCACGAACTGACCCTCGATAGGCTGAATAGCCGCCTCCTGAGCGTGTACCGCGATGTTGGCGGCGGCGGCATCATCGCCTGCGTGACGGTCTTCTCGATCGTGATGTCCGAGGCCCTTACGGCGGTGGGCCTCGCTGCCCAGATTCGTGCCGGGGCCTTCACCACACAAGATACCCGCTTCGCCTTCGCCCTAGCCGGTCTGATACCGGCGGTGGTAGCACCCGCGGCCACGCTGCTGATCGTGCGCCTGTTGGGGCATCTGGACAACACGCTGGCCCTGGCGCTTCACCTATCGACCACCGATCCACTCACCGGTACCTATAACCGACGAGGTTTCTTTACCGCCGTCGCGCGCCTACATAGCGAGCGCCGCTCCACGCAAAGCTGCTTGATTGGCATGGTCGATATTGATCATTTTAAGGCACTAAACGACAGATTCGGTTACGAAGTCGGCGACAGCGCGCTGGTGCGCGTGAGCGAGGCGCTCGAAGCCCTCATCGGCGACTACGGGATAGTCGGTCGTCTCGGCGGCGATGAGTTCGCTTTCGTCGTCAGCGCCGCGCATGGCGAAGCACAGTGCCTCGAACACGCGTTACAAACGCAGTGCACCTCACTGACCTTGTCCGCCCCGCGCAGGTCGGGCACGGGCCCTACCGCGGTCCGCTGCAGTATCGGCACGACCTGGCTCGAGGAGGAGGAAGACATCTCCATCGCGCTGACCCGAGCGGACAGGTCCCTCAACGAGCGCAAGGAGCAGCGCAAGCCCCTGGTGCGAGCACGCCATCTCGCGCTCGGCGATGGCGGACCCTACGATCCAAACTTCGGGGCATCCGCCCGCAGGGCCTGA
- a CDS encoding ATP-grasp domain-containing protein: protein MNVIFVEPCFPANQREFVRGLHAAGATVIGIGERPRDWLDPQLSSWLFDYVQIGSVVNERQLEEAVRNVQSRLWVDRLEATVEAHVEAAANVRERCGIPGVSARTAYLCRDKPAMKEVLRAAGVPCALSTGASSAEEVRDFVDEVGLPVILKPRAAAGAAGTWKARTNEELKVAISESGVDRGAPTAVEEFIEGHEGFLDTITVNGQIAYEFITHYYPNVLEAMRTRWISPQMVATNRVDAEGYSEVKAMAQKVIDVLGIPTAATHMEWFIGPKGLKFSEIGCRPPGVCQWDVYNAGNDIDLYRDWAMAVCHGRTVQRPSRRFACGMIALRADRDGRVTHVEGLDEIGKRYHNDIVAANIPSPGAPAGSVEGGYMAGAWMRVRHPDYDHLRHILNDIGETVQVCAS from the coding sequence ATGAACGTGATCTTCGTCGAACCCTGTTTCCCTGCCAACCAGCGCGAGTTCGTGCGCGGCCTGCACGCCGCCGGCGCCACGGTGATCGGCATCGGCGAACGTCCGCGAGACTGGCTCGATCCGCAGCTCTCGAGCTGGCTGTTCGATTACGTGCAGATCGGCTCGGTAGTGAACGAGCGTCAGCTCGAGGAGGCGGTGCGCAACGTGCAGAGTCGCCTCTGGGTCGATCGCTTGGAAGCGACCGTGGAAGCCCACGTGGAGGCCGCGGCGAACGTCCGTGAACGCTGCGGCATCCCGGGCGTCTCCGCGCGCACCGCTTACCTCTGCCGCGATAAGCCCGCGATGAAGGAAGTGCTGCGGGCTGCCGGCGTGCCCTGCGCCCTCTCCACCGGCGCCAGCTCCGCCGAGGAAGTGCGTGACTTCGTCGACGAGGTCGGCCTGCCGGTGATCCTGAAGCCGCGTGCCGCGGCCGGCGCGGCCGGCACCTGGAAGGCCCGTACCAATGAAGAGCTCAAGGTGGCGATCAGCGAGAGCGGCGTCGACCGCGGCGCGCCGACAGCGGTAGAAGAGTTCATCGAAGGCCACGAGGGCTTCCTCGACACCATCACCGTGAACGGTCAGATCGCCTACGAGTTCATCACCCACTACTACCCGAACGTGCTCGAGGCCATGCGCACGCGCTGGATCTCACCCCAGATGGTGGCCACCAACCGAGTGGACGCGGAGGGGTACAGTGAGGTCAAAGCGATGGCGCAAAAGGTCATCGACGTGCTCGGCATCCCCACGGCCGCCACCCACATGGAGTGGTTCATCGGGCCGAAGGGGCTTAAGTTCTCAGAGATCGGCTGCCGGCCACCGGGCGTGTGTCAGTGGGATGTGTACAACGCGGGCAACGACATCGATCTGTACCGCGACTGGGCCATGGCCGTCTGTCACGGGCGCACCGTACAGCGACCCTCGCGTCGCTTCGCCTGCGGCATGATCGCCCTGCGCGCCGACCGCGACGGCCGCGTCACCCACGTGGAGGGTCTCGATGAAATCGGCAAGCGCTACCATAACGACATTGTGGCCGCGAACATCCCGAGCCCCGGAGCGCCCGCAGGTTCCGTCGAGGGTGGCTACATGGCCGGCGCCTGGATGCGCGTTCGCCATCCGGACTACGACCACCTGCGACATATCCTCAACGACATCGGCGAGACCGTGCAGGTTTGCGCATCCTGA
- the glgA gene encoding glycogen synthase GlgA: MSEENRDATLRVVHVTSELAPFAKAGGLGDVAAALPRHLHDLGVEQRIFMPLYDTIDRSQAYFVPVEFLQNLRVQLGPHDYICNVYTVPLPGSGLWIYLIDCPVLYHRGALYTNDVDEHLRFAVLSHVALQCCQRMGFDPDVVHCHDWQTGLIPLYLRTLFAWDSLFYRTRSLLTIHNMAYQGWFGEQAVVDVGLSEHRNQVHQEDLGRGVMSFLKTGVLHAHALTTVSPTYAREVQTPEHGEGLDDMLRARHATFVGILNGIDTEVWSPEEDEHLEQPYSADAPAGKADNKVALLQALGISSGNPTVDEKTPVLGMVTRLTYQKGLEILFDSLPHLLERHPMKVTVLGSGEGKYEEFFASLQSRYPGRVCFYRGYNERLAHLIEAGADMFLMPSRYEPCGLNQMYSLNYGTIPIVRRTGGLADTVEQYDTGSGEGNGIVFDHFDSGGVIWAIERALSLWRQPNHWRKMMDNGMRADFSWPRRAREYLHVYARMRNL, encoded by the coding sequence ATGAGCGAGGAGAACCGCGACGCCACCTTGCGCGTCGTTCACGTCACCTCTGAGCTCGCCCCCTTTGCCAAGGCGGGCGGGCTCGGCGATGTGGCGGCGGCCCTGCCGCGGCACCTACACGACCTAGGTGTCGAGCAGCGCATCTTCATGCCGCTGTACGACACGATCGATCGTAGCCAGGCCTACTTCGTGCCAGTGGAGTTCTTGCAAAACCTGCGCGTGCAACTCGGCCCCCACGACTACATCTGCAACGTGTACACGGTGCCCCTGCCGGGCTCAGGCCTGTGGATCTACCTGATCGACTGCCCCGTGCTCTACCACCGCGGCGCCCTGTACACCAACGACGTCGACGAGCACCTGCGCTTCGCCGTGCTCTCGCACGTGGCGCTGCAGTGCTGCCAACGCATGGGCTTCGACCCGGACGTGGTCCACTGCCACGACTGGCAGACCGGCCTAATCCCGCTCTACCTGAGAACATTGTTCGCTTGGGACAGCCTGTTCTATCGGACACGCTCCCTGCTCACGATCCATAACATGGCCTACCAGGGCTGGTTCGGCGAGCAGGCAGTGGTAGACGTCGGGCTGAGCGAACACCGAAACCAGGTGCATCAGGAGGACCTGGGGCGCGGGGTCATGTCCTTCCTGAAGACCGGCGTCTTGCACGCCCACGCACTCACGACGGTGAGCCCGACCTACGCCCGGGAGGTACAAACGCCCGAGCATGGCGAAGGCCTCGACGATATGCTGCGCGCGCGCCACGCCACCTTCGTCGGCATCCTGAACGGTATCGATACGGAGGTGTGGAGCCCGGAGGAAGACGAGCACCTCGAGCAGCCCTACTCCGCGGACGCACCCGCCGGCAAGGCCGACAACAAGGTAGCGCTGCTGCAAGCGCTCGGCATCAGCAGCGGCAACCCGACGGTGGATGAGAAGACCCCCGTGCTCGGCATGGTCACGCGCCTCACCTACCAGAAAGGCCTCGAGATCCTCTTCGATTCCCTGCCCCACCTGCTGGAGCGCCACCCGATGAAGGTGACCGTGCTCGGCAGCGGCGAGGGCAAGTACGAGGAGTTCTTCGCGAGCCTCCAAAGCCGTTACCCAGGCCGCGTCTGCTTCTACCGAGGCTACAACGAGCGCCTCGCCCACCTCATCGAGGCGGGGGCCGACATGTTCCTCATGCCCTCGCGCTACGAGCCCTGCGGCCTGAACCAGATGTACAGCCTGAACTACGGCACCATCCCCATCGTGCGGCGCACGGGCGGGCTCGCCGACACGGTGGAGCAGTACGACACCGGCTCCGGCGAAGGCAACGGCATCGTCTTCGACCACTTCGACTCGGGGGGCGTGATCTGGGCCATCGAGCGGGCCCTGAGCCTTTGGCGCCAGCCCAACCACTGGCGCAAGATGATGGACAACGGCATGCGCGCTGACTTCAGCTGGCCCCGCCGCGCCCGCGAGTACCTCCACGTCTACGCGCGCATGCGCAACCTATAA